A single genomic interval of Aedes aegypti strain LVP_AGWG chromosome 1, AaegL5.0 Primary Assembly, whole genome shotgun sequence harbors:
- the LOC110674644 gene encoding uncharacterized protein LOC110674644 translates to MNPSINQKSASSTNEERQHNPKGRVCVQMKGRLFSIPREDYERLKAEQKNGDEQGDHIRLISIGHCSKPLPASSLESTTTGYPRTPKTYNHSINTEDNTKPSMEHLFSRTSSGLTISKETLIEESSEQTSPKEHPVVPNNPELPHEDQRPPKPSVEMTEKLIQLRSSVVRTIDQFINQIETDHNVDDGNTAEGNAFSGSIPLHPSGDGLSLDYRKQNQQVLSTESFARNTKVIRTKLYREIDTLVKRLQDLDSLE, encoded by the exons ATGAATCCATCCATTAACCAAAAATCAGCGTCTTCTACGAATGAAGAGCGCCAACACAATCCGAAGGGGCGGGTTTGTGTCCAGATGAAAGGAAGATTATTTTCGATTCCCAGAGAGGACTATGAACGTCTGAAGGCAGAACAG AAAAATGGTGATGAACAAGGCGACCACATTCGGTTGATATCTATAGGACATTGTTCAAAACCGTTACCTGCTTCATCCTTAGAATCTACAACAACTGGATATCCGCGAACTCCGAAAACATACAATCATTCAATTAACACGGAAGACAATACAAAGCCATCCATGGAACATCTGTTTTCCAGAACGTCTAGCGGTCTTACGATAAGCAAGGAGACTTTAATCGAGGAATCCTCAGAACAAACGTCCCCAAAAGAACATCCCGTCGTGCCAAACAATCCGGAACTACCTCACGAAGACCAACGCCCACCCAAGCCTTCGGTCGAGATGACCGAGAAACTGATTCAGCTGCGATCCAGTGTTGTCAGAACGATCGATCAGTTCATCAATCAGATCGAAACAGACCACAACGTCGACGATGGCAACACTGCCGAGGGAAATGCTTTTTCCGGATCGATTCCTTTGCACCCGAGTGGAGACGGTTTATCGTTGGATTATCGGAAGCAAAATCAGCAGGTTCTGAGCACGGAGTCATTTGCGCGCAACACAAAGGTCATTCGAACCAAGTTGTACCGGGAGATTGATACCCTGGTGAAGCGTTTGCAGGATCTGGATTCACTGGAGTGA